A window from Magnetospirillum sp. 15-1 encodes these proteins:
- the flhA gene encoding flagellar biosynthesis protein FlhA, with amino-acid sequence MAEGQAQSSSVGREILDRFAASARRGDVGLAFGIIVIVMMLILPLPPWLLDIGLALSLTIAVLILMVAIFIEKPLQFSSFPTVLLLTTLIRLALNLASTRLILSHGHEGVEGAGQVIAAFASFIMSGSFVIGIIVFAILVIVNFVVITKGSTRIAEVAARFTLDAMPGKQMAIDADLSAGLCDEPTARKRRAELEGESAFFGAMDGASKFVRGDAVAGLMITAINVIGGMIIGMAQQGLTFSQAAEFYTKLTVGDGLVTQVPALIVSVSAGMLVTKAGVQEAVDRALFKQLAGYPRAVGMAGALMALMSVVPNMPFIPFFLLGLGMGASAFLLDRDQRAKAEQQEQAETAEAMQQAPVPEEPISTALKIDHVRLELGYGLLQLINTPKGQRLTDQIKSLRRAIATEMGFVMPSVRIQDNMQLPANTYVIHVKEVEAGRGDLRPAALLIMDPRGEDITLPGEKTREPTFGLPAMWIDPTNREEALFRGYTVVDPPTVITTHLTEVIKDNMSELLSHAETQKLLDELDKEHQKLIAELIPSQMTIGGLQRVLQNLLGERISIRDLPTILEGIAEACGHTRNVTMITEHVRARLARQISDNNTGPQGFIPLVTLSPEWEQAFAESLVGTGEEKQISMAPSQLQDFISRTRQTFERFAMQGETPILLTSPMVRPYVRSIVERFRPMTVVMSQSEIHPKARIKTLGQI; translated from the coding sequence ATGGCTGAAGGACAGGCACAAAGCTCAAGCGTCGGCCGGGAAATCCTGGACCGCTTCGCCGCGTCGGCCCGACGCGGCGACGTGGGTCTGGCCTTCGGCATCATCGTCATCGTCATGATGCTGATCCTGCCGCTGCCGCCGTGGCTGCTGGACATCGGCCTGGCCCTGTCGCTGACCATCGCCGTGCTGATCCTGATGGTGGCCATCTTCATCGAGAAGCCGCTGCAGTTCAGCTCGTTCCCAACGGTGCTGCTGCTCACCACCCTGATCCGTCTGGCGCTCAATCTGGCGTCCACCCGCCTGATCCTGTCCCACGGCCACGAGGGCGTCGAGGGCGCCGGTCAGGTGATCGCCGCCTTTGCCAGCTTCATCATGAGCGGCAGCTTCGTCATCGGCATCATCGTCTTCGCCATCCTGGTGATCGTCAATTTCGTGGTCATCACCAAGGGTTCGACCCGTATCGCCGAAGTGGCGGCCCGCTTCACCCTGGACGCCATGCCCGGCAAGCAGATGGCCATCGACGCCGATCTGTCGGCCGGCCTGTGCGACGAGCCGACCGCCAGGAAGCGCCGCGCCGAGCTGGAAGGCGAATCCGCCTTCTTCGGCGCCATGGACGGCGCGTCCAAGTTCGTGCGCGGCGACGCCGTCGCCGGCCTGATGATCACCGCGATCAACGTCATCGGCGGCATGATCATCGGCATGGCCCAGCAGGGGCTGACCTTCAGTCAGGCGGCCGAGTTCTACACCAAGCTGACGGTGGGCGACGGCCTGGTCACCCAGGTTCCGGCGCTGATCGTCTCGGTGTCGGCCGGCATGCTGGTGACCAAGGCCGGCGTGCAGGAAGCCGTCGACCGCGCCCTGTTCAAGCAACTGGCCGGCTATCCCCGCGCCGTCGGCATGGCCGGCGCGCTGATGGCTCTGATGTCGGTCGTGCCCAATATGCCGTTCATTCCCTTCTTTCTGCTGGGGCTGGGCATGGGCGCCTCGGCCTTCCTGCTGGACCGCGACCAGCGCGCCAAGGCCGAGCAGCAGGAGCAGGCGGAAACGGCCGAGGCCATGCAGCAGGCCCCGGTCCCCGAGGAACCCATCTCCACCGCGCTCAAGATCGACCATGTGCGCCTGGAACTGGGTTACGGCCTGCTGCAGTTGATCAACACGCCGAAGGGCCAGCGCCTCACCGATCAGATCAAATCCCTGCGCCGCGCCATCGCCACCGAGATGGGCTTCGTCATGCCGTCCGTGCGCATCCAGGACAACATGCAGTTGCCGGCCAACACCTACGTCATCCACGTCAAGGAGGTGGAGGCGGGCCGAGGCGACCTGCGCCCCGCCGCCCTGCTGATCATGGACCCAAGGGGCGAGGACATCACCCTGCCGGGCGAGAAGACCCGCGAGCCCACCTTCGGCCTACCGGCCATGTGGATCGATCCCACCAACCGGGAAGAGGCGCTGTTCCGCGGCTATACCGTGGTGGACCCGCCCACCGTGATCACCACCCACCTGACCGAGGTGATCAAGGACAACATGTCCGAACTCCTGTCCCATGCCGAGACCCAGAAGCTGCTGGACGAGCTGGACAAGGAGCACCAGAAGCTGATCGCCGAGCTGATCCCCAGCCAGATGACCATCGGCGGCCTGCAGCGCGTGCTGCAGAACCTCCTGGGCGAGCGCATTTCCATCCGCGACCTGCCCACCATCTTGGAAGGCATCGCCGAGGCCTGCGGCCATACCCGCAACGTCACCATGATCACCGAGCATGTCCGCGCCCGTCTGGCGCGGCAGATTTCGGACAACAATACCGGGCCGCAGGGTTTCATCCCGCTGGTCACCCTGTCGCCCGAATGGGAGCAGGCCTTCGCCGAATCCCTGGTGGGCACCGGCGAGGAAAAGCAGATTTCCATGGCGCCGTCGCAGTTGCAGGACTTCATCAGCCGCACCCGCCAGACCTTCGAGCGTTTCGCCATGCAGGGC
- a CDS encoding sigma-54 dependent transcriptional regulator, producing the protein MRLLIIGTLDGQIGAASQIAMARGAKVRQAEDVPAGLEVLRTQGADLVMIDVKRDIKGLIDSLEAERIIVPVVACGIASDASAAVRAIKAGAKEYIPLPPDAELIAAVIAAVTQENHNIIFKDPRMGQTLKLAEQVANSDASIMITGESGTGKELIARFIHNKSKRSDKRFVAVNCAAIPENLLESELFGHEKGAFTGAVARRIGKFEEAQGGTLLLDEISEMDVRLQSKLLRAIQEKEIDRVGGNQPVKVDVRILATSNRNMEDEVRKGTFREDLYYRLNVVTLALPALRERPLDIAVLADHFVKRYTEANGLPTRQLSAEVRQMLSRHHWRGNVRELENTMHRAVLLASGAEIGPEAMILSGSPVGTNPDPMVAQAANAAASVMGGRGANLVGKTVAEVERDLIIDTLSHCLGNRTHAANILGISIRTLRNKLKQYNDEGIDVPPPAGGEIERAMI; encoded by the coding sequence ATGCGACTTCTGATCATCGGCACGCTCGACGGCCAGATCGGCGCCGCCAGCCAGATCGCCATGGCGCGCGGCGCCAAGGTTCGCCAGGCCGAGGATGTGCCCGCCGGCCTCGAGGTTCTGCGCACCCAAGGCGCCGATCTGGTGATGATCGACGTCAAGCGCGACATCAAGGGCCTGATCGATTCGCTGGAAGCCGAACGCATCATCGTTCCCGTGGTGGCCTGCGGCATCGCGTCCGACGCCTCGGCGGCGGTGCGCGCCATCAAGGCCGGCGCCAAGGAATACATCCCGCTGCCCCCCGACGCCGAACTGATCGCCGCCGTCATCGCCGCCGTCACCCAGGAAAACCACAACATCATCTTCAAGGACCCGCGCATGGGGCAGACCTTGAAGCTGGCCGAGCAGGTGGCCAATTCCGACGCCTCCATCATGATCACCGGCGAGTCGGGCACCGGCAAGGAGCTGATCGCGCGGTTCATCCACAACAAGTCCAAGCGTTCGGACAAGCGCTTCGTGGCGGTCAACTGCGCCGCCATCCCCGAGAACCTGCTGGAATCCGAGCTGTTCGGCCACGAAAAGGGCGCCTTCACCGGCGCGGTGGCCCGGCGTATCGGCAAGTTCGAGGAAGCCCAGGGCGGCACCCTTCTCCTGGATGAAATCTCCGAGATGGACGTGCGCCTGCAATCCAAGCTGCTGCGCGCCATCCAGGAAAAGGAAATCGACCGGGTGGGCGGCAACCAGCCGGTCAAGGTGGACGTGCGCATCCTGGCCACCTCCAACCGCAACATGGAGGACGAGGTCAGGAAGGGCACCTTCCGCGAGGACCTTTACTACCGTCTCAACGTGGTGACCCTGGCGTTGCCCGCGCTGCGCGAGCGCCCGCTGGATATCGCGGTGCTGGCCGACCACTTCGTCAAGCGCTACACCGAGGCCAACGGCCTGCCGACCCGCCAGCTCTCGGCCGAGGTTCGCCAGATGCTGTCGCGCCATCACTGGCGCGGCAACGTGCGCGAGCTGGAGAACACCATGCACCGCGCCGTGCTGCTGGCCAGCGGCGCCGAGATCGGCCCCGAGGCCATGATCCTGTCGGGCAGCCCGGTGGGCACCAATCCCGATCCCATGGTGGCCCAGGCGGCCAACGCCGCCGCCTCGGTCATGGGAGGGCGGGGCGCCAATCTGGTGGGCAAGACCGTGGCCGAGGTCGAACGCGACCTGATCATCGATACCCTGTCCCACTGCCTGGGCAACCGCACCCACGCGGCCAACATCCTGGGCATCTCCATCCGCACCCTTCGCAACAAGCTGAAGCAGTACAACGACGAGGGCATCGACGTGCCACCGCCCGCCGGCGGCGAGATCGAACGGGCCATGATCTAG